A genomic window from Prunus persica cultivar Lovell chromosome G2, Prunus_persica_NCBIv2, whole genome shotgun sequence includes:
- the LOC18786239 gene encoding histone-lysine N-methyltransferase, H3 lysine-9 specific SUVH5 — MDKTLEIRKVGLLPNKKRTRVDDRDGIIHNVKEALDEYRETLTKLRQKHGSEDNKLDCWRPDIEAVMHLRKKGKLVNMRKQLGPILGVEVGDKFRNRAELTVAGLHHNFRSGIEYMKKDGKILATSIVNSGRYANHVGSPDILTYSGEGGNPRVECKKPKDQTLERGNLALKNSMEVRTHVRVIRAVKHFEVGTCAKKRSFTTYVYDGLYKVEHFWQERGEFGKLVFKYLLKRIPRQPIITWEKVSKQLKKPMVSKDIVCKNDISEGKEMMPIRVVNAIDSESHPAFKYTSYVIYPNFFKATKQRGCDCLHGCLECKSYPCVMNTGGVFSSNNTITDRKSLIYNCSTTCKSSSCKNRICQHGIQFKLEVFRTKSKGWGVRPRSYIPCGSFICEYVGEILQEKEVKQRRGSDENIFWTNGKFVDHALRDASQHVSFPMLPNFFGDGFVIDATQHGNVGRFVNHSCSPNLFAQSILCDHDDVRIPHMMLFAKKSIPPNQELTYDYSSRVRKIVP, encoded by the coding sequence ATGGACAAAACACTTGAGATACGAAAAGTCGGCCTTCTTCCCAACAAAAAGAGGACGAGAGTTGATGACAGAGATGGAATCATTCATAATGTCAAGGAGGCTTTGGATGAATATCGAGAGACATTAACTAAGCTCCGTCAAAAACATGGTAGTGAAGACAACAAACTAGATTGTTGGAGGCCTGATATTGAAGCAGTAATGCAtctgagaaagaaaggaaaattggTTAACATGAGGAAACAATTAGGACCGATTCTAGGAGTTGAGGTTGGTGACAAGTTTCGTAACAGGGCTGAACTAACTGTTGCTGGCCTCCATCATAACTTTCGGAGTGGTATTGAGTATATGAAGAAGGATGGGAAAATTTTGGCAACAAGCATTGTTAATTCTGGCCGTTACGCTAACCATGTAGGATCTCCTGATATCTTGACTTATTCAGGAGAAGGTGGAAATCCTAGGGTTGAATGTAAAAAGCCAAAGGATCAAACACTTGAACGTGGAAACCTTGCACTAAAGAATAGCATGGAAGTACGAACTCATGTAAGGGTAATTCGCGCCGTTAAACATTTTGAGGTGGGTACATGTGCTAAGAAACGCTCTTTCACAACTTATGTTTACGATGGTCTCTACAAAGTCGAGCATTTTTGGCAAGAAAGAGGGGAATTCGGCAAACTTGTGTTTAAATATTTGTTGAAAAGGATACCGAGGCAACCAATAATCACATGGGAAAAAGTTTCAAAACAGTTGAAAAAGCCTATGGTGTCAAAGGATATTGTTTGTAAAAATGATATCTCTGAAGGGAAAGAGATGATGCCTATTCGTGTGGTCAATGCAATAGATAGCGAGAGTCATCCAGCTTTCAAGTACACGAGCTATGTGATTTATCCAAATTTCTTCAAGGCAACAAAACAAAGGGGTTGTGATTGCCTTCATGGATGCTTAGAATGCAAGTCATATCCTTGTGTAATGAACACTGGAGGGGTTTTTTCATCCAACAACACAATAACAGATAGGAAATCCCTTATTTACAACTGCAGTACTACATGTAAGTCTTCTTCTTGCAAAAATAGAATTTGTCAACATGGGATTCAGTTTAAACTTGAAGTCTTTAGGACTAAATCAAAAGGATGGGGTGTTAGACCACGATCATATATTCCATGTGGAAGTTTCATATGTGAGTACGTAGGAGAAATTCTTCAAGAGAAAGAAGTTAAACAAAGAAGGGGAAGTGATGAGAATATCTTTTGGACAAACGGTAAATTTGTTGACCATGCTTTGCGAGATGCTTCTCAACATGTCTCTTTTCCTATGTTACCAAATTTCTTCGGGGATGGTTTTGTCATTGATGCCACACAACATGGGAATGTGGGAAGATTTGTCAATCATAGTTGTTCTCCTAATTTGTTTGCCCAAAGTATCCTTTGTGATCATGATGATGTGAGAATCCCACACATGATGTTATTCGCTAAGAAGAGCATTCCACCTAATCAAGAGCTAACTTATGATTATAGTTCTAGAGTACGTAAGATTGTCCCATAA